From the genome of Nocardia mangyaensis:
CGTGCATGTCCAGGATCCAGTAGCGCAGCGAGTCCATGATCAGCTGCAAGGTGTGCGGATGCCGCACATTGAGGCTGTTGCCGGTGCCGGTGTAGTCCTTGTAGAGCTCGGGATCGGTGTCGTCGACCCGGTAGTAGGCGGCATTGTCGATCCCGCGCAGGCTCAGCGTCGGCCCGCGGTGATTGCCCTCGCCGGTGTGGTTGTAGACCACATCGAGGATCACCTCGATGCCCTCGGCGTGCATCGCGCGCACCAGCGCCTTGAACTCCGCGACCGCCGCGTCACCGCGCGGCCGGGCCGAGTACTGATTGTGCGGGGCCAGATAGCCGATGCTGTTGTAGCCCCAGTAATTGCGCAGTCCCTGGTCGGTGAGCACGTGATCGTGGAAGAACTGGTGCACCGGCATCAGCTCGATCGCGGTCACGCCCAGACTCTTCAGGTGCCCGATGATCGCCGGATGCGCCAGCCCCGCGTAGGTGCCGCGCAGTTCCTCCGGGATGTCGGGATGCGTCATCGTCATGCCCTTGACGTGCGCCTCGTAGATCACCGTCTCGTGATAGGGCGTGTTCGGCGGACGGTCGGCGCCCCAGTCGAAGAACGGGTTGATCACCACCCCGGTCATGGTGTGGCCCAGTGAATCCAGCCCGTAGGTGTAGAGCGAGGGATCGTTGACGAACTCGCCGTCGAAGGCCTTGCCGTACGGGTCGAGCAGCAGTTTGCTGGGATCGCAGCGCAACCCCAGCTCTGGCTCGTAGGGCCCGTGGACGCGGAACCCGTAGCGCTGGCCGGGTGTGACGGCGGGCAGATAGGCGTGCCACACATAGCCGTCGACCTCGTCGAGATCGACACGCGTCTGGCTACCGTCCTTGGCGATCAGGCACAGCTCGACCTTGGTGGCGACTTCGGAGAACACCGAGAAGTTCGTGCCTGCGCCGTCATAGGTGGCGCCGAGTGGATATGCCGTTCCCGGCCACACTCCCAGTGGGGTCACCTCACCGGATCGGTCGTTCGGGCTCGACATGCTACGACAGTAGTGGAATCCCGGCGCCGACCGCGCGGGGTGCGCGATGGGTGCTTGATCACTCCGGCGTTCCGGAGAAGCTCGCGATCAGTCGTCGCGCGTATCCCGTCCGCCGCGCCAACCGGGCGAGGCCGCCGAACATCAGGCGCTGCAGCAGCACGGGCGGACCGGCCAGATAGCCGTCCTGGTACTCCCACAGCAGCGCGAGGGCGAGGGGATTGCGCGGTACCCGGTCTGCTGTCGTCCGGTGCGCGTTGTCCAAGCCGGTCCAGAACTCGAACATCTCCCAGTGCCGCAGCGGCGGGCGGATCACGTGATCGAGCACCGTGTCGGGCGTTTCGTTCCAGAACTCGTGCACCGCGCGCGGTGCAGCGGTGACGGTCTGACCCGGGCCCGCGAGGATCTCGACGCCGTCGATCCGGAACCGCATCGTGCCGGCGCGAATGGTCCAGGTCTCGGCCAGTTCGGGATGCCAGTGCGGGCCCGCTTGTCTGCCGGGATGACCCAGCAGTCGATGGGCGAATTGGTCGCCCACCTCGAACGATTCGGCTACGTGGCACGCGAGCCCGATCCCGCTGACCGCCGTGCCCGCCTGATCGTTGCCACCGCGTCCGGACGCGCGGCGCTCGCGCTGGCCGCACGCCACATCCACCGGATCGAGCAGGCGCTCGCGGCCGAGCTCGGCCCGGAATCCCTCGACCGGCTCCGGGCCGCAC
Proteins encoded in this window:
- a CDS encoding cupin domain-containing protein, whose protein sequence is MGDQFAHRLLGHPGRQAGPHWHPELAETWTIRAGTMRFRIDGVEILAGPGQTVTAAPRAVHEFWNETPDTVLDHVIRPPLRHWEMFEFWTGLDNAHRTTADRVPRNPLALALLWEYQDGYLAGPPVLLQRLMFGGLARLARRTGYARRLIASFSGTPE
- a CDS encoding MarR family winged helix-turn-helix transcriptional regulator → MGELVAHLERFGYVAREPDPADRRARLIVATASGRAALALAARHIHRIEQALAAELGPESLDRLRAALARVPAAIADPSDPPSESGRS